TCGGCTTGACCAGGAAGTTCACCAGGCCGAAGACCAGTGCGACGAGCAACAGCGTGCCGACCTTCTTGCCGGTGCTGTCGCCGGTCAGGGTGATCTTGTCGAGCAGCCAGACGGCGACGGCCAGGGCCCCCGCGTTGGCGATCGTCTTGACTACGAAATTCTTCATGTGTCTGATCGTGGCAGAAGAGATCGGTTACGAGCACTGGCAAGGGCGGACGAGATCGATGAAGGCATTCCGGTTGGACGAACTGGAGGCGGAACGAGCCGCCAATGACGGTGCTTACCTGCAGTTTCTGCGCGAGCGGAACATGTCGGTCGGCCTCTACGCGCTCGACGCGGGCGACCCGGACCCGCAGAAGCCGCACCAGCAGGACGAGGTGTACTTCATCGTGAGCGGCCGTGCCTCGATCACGGTCGGTCTGGAGACCACCCAGGTGGCGCGCGGCAGCGTCGTCTACGTACCCGCGGGGGTCGCCCACAAGTTCCATCACATCACCGAGGACCTGCGGGTTCTGGTGGTGTTCTCTCCACCGGAGAGCTGACGTCGGCCTCAGGGTTCCCTAGGGGGAGGGTCAGGGGAGGACAAGGGCTGCGAGGCCCCCGTTGCTCCCTTTCCGCCCCTAGCATCGTGTGCAGGACATCGGAGACTGGACACGAGACTCGGAAACGGGCTCGTCACTGGGCAGAGAGAAGGACGAGAGCGATGCGAGAGATCTTCGCGAGTATGCCGTGGTGGGTGAAGTGGGTCGCGGTGCCGATCATCGCCCTGTTCGTGTTCGGCAGCCTCATAGCGAGCATCGTCGGCTTCGTCGTCGGACTGCTCTTCAAGGCGCTGATCTTCGTCGCGCTCGTCGGCGGACTGATCTATGTCGTACGGAAGTTCATGTCGAGCTCGTCGTCGCGCAGCGACTGGTGATACCGACCGGGTGAGCGACCGGTAACGGGGAAGCCGGTATCAGGAAGCGAAGGTTCCCCCTGGCGAGGGAAGTTTTCCGGCTGGGCCGTCTGTCAGCGCCGACGGGCGGTTAAAGTCCGGAATTCGACGCGGGGCCGATCCCCCGCGGGCAGCGCACAGCCCCCTCCCGTGTTCCCCCGCACGGGCGGCCCCCCTCGCGCTTCGGGAGCGACCCTTGGCCACGGTTGACATCACACCCGCAGAACCGCACGCTCCACCCGCCCAGCGGGGAACCCCGCCGACGGCACCCACCCCGCCCGCCGTGCCGGCCCCGCCGCGCACCCGAGAAGGGGCGCACGGCCTGCCTGTTCAGCCGCAGACGTCGCCCTCGGAGGCACACGACCCGCCTTCGGAACCGCACCCCACGACCCTCATCGGTTCGGTCCAGCGGGCGATGCACCTTCTGGAGGCCGTCGCCGCCCGCGAGCACGGAGCCCCGGCCAAACAGCTCGCCCGTGAGGCGGGCCTCGCGCTCCCCACGGCATACCACCTGCTGCGCACACTGACCTTCGAGGGCTATCTGCGCCGCGAGAAGGGCCTGTTCTTCCTCGGCGAGGCCGCCGAGCGGCTGAGCAGCAGCGGAGCGCAGCAGAAACGTCGCAGCACGATGAGCGACGCGCTCGCCCACTGGCGCGATTCGATCGGTGTGCCCGTGTACTACGCGATCTACCGCGACGGCGAGATCGAGGTCATCCACGTCGCCGACACCCCGGGCAATCCCGCGGTCGAGGAGTGGGCCGACTTCCGGGAGACCGGCCATGCCCACGCGATCGGCCAGTGCCTGCTCTCCCAGCTCGACGAGAAGGCCCGCCGCGACCACCTCGACCGCTATCCCGTGCAGTCCATCACCCCGTACACGGTGCGTGACGACCGCACCCTGCTGCGGCGCCTGGAACGGGTGGGACGGATGGAACCGGTCATCGAGCGGCAGGAGTACGCGCTGGGCGCGCTCTGTGCCGCGATCCCCCTCACGGCCGGCTCTACCGCCGCGACGATGGCCATTTCCGTGCCTTCCCACCAGGCCCATCGACTGCTGCCCGCGGCGCGCCAGTTGCAGGACGAGATCGGAAGGCTACTAGGGACACTCGCCATCTCTATCAGCATCTGAAAACTCACTCCTTGTGATCTGTCGTGCACGGTGAGCAATATTTCATCAGCGTCAGGGACGATTCCTGGCCAATCGACGGCAACGACGGGGTAGGCGATGCGCGAGTCGGTACAGGCAGAGGTCATGATGAGCTTCCTCGTGTCGGAGGAGCTCTCCTTCCGCATTCCGGTGGAGCTGCGATACGAGACCTGTGATCCGTACGCCGTGCGGCTGACCTTCCACTTGCCCGGTGACGCCCCGGTGACCTGGGCGTTCGGACGGGAGCTGCTGATCGACGGCGTCGGCCGGCCGTGCGGCGACGGCGATGTGCACATCGCGCCGGCCGACCCGGAGGCGTTCGGCGAGGTGCTGATCCGGCTTCAGGTGGGCTGTGACCAGGCGCTGTTCCGGTCGGGTGCGGCGCCGCTCGTGGCGTTCCTCGACCGCACGGACAAGCTCGTGCCACTGGGGCAGGAGCGCTCCCTCGCGGACTACGACGCCCACCTCGACCAGGCGCTGCACCGCATCCTGGCGGAGGAGCAGAGTGCGGGCTGAAGTCCGCGTCGCCGACAGTGGAGTAACGCTTCGCCACTCACATGGTGCAACGTTTCCAGACGCAGGACGGCTTCGACTTCAGCTTCGGCTTCAGTGCTTGCGGCGGCGTCCCTTGCCGCCGCGCACCGGAGTCCGCGTGCTCGCCTGTGCCTGTCCCTGTGCTGACGCCGGGGCCGATGCGTCCGTCCCTGCCGAGCGGTCCGCCGAGACCACCAGGGCCGCCAGCGCGGTGGTCACCGGCACCGAGGCGACCAGACCGATCGAGCCCACCAGGGTGCGCACGATCTCCTCGGCCACCAGCTCGCTGTTGGCGACCGCGCCCACACTGCTCTGCGCGATCGAGAAGAGCAGCAGCAGGGGCAGGGCGGCGCCTGCGTAGGCGAGGACGAGCGTGTTGACGACCGAGGCGATGTGGTCGCGGCCGATCCGGATGCCCGCGCGGTACAGCCCGCGCCAGCCCAATGTCGGGTTGGCCTCGTGCAGTTCCCAGACGGCCGACGTCTGGGTCACCGTCACATCGTCAAGCACACCGAGCGAACCGATGATGACGCCCGCCAGCAGCAGACCGCTCATGTCGATGGACGGGTACAGACCGTGGATCAGGCCGGTGTTGTCGTCCGTGTTGCCGGTCAGCGCGGCCCAGTCGATGAACCCCGAGCCGAGGATGCCGATCAGCAGCAGCGAGAGCAGCGTGCCGAGCACGGCGACCGACGTACGGGCCGACAGACCATGGCACACGTAGAGCGCGATCAGCATGATCGCACTGGCCCCGACCACCGCCACGACCAGCGGATTCGAGCCCTGCAGAATCGCGGGGAGGATGAACAGCGTCAGGATCATGAAGCTGACGGCCAGCGCGACGAGCGCCATCACACCGCGCAGGCGGCCCACCACCACGACGGCGAGCGCGAAGATCCCGGCGAGCAGCGCCATGGGGAACTTTCGGTTCACGTCAGCGACCGAGTACTGCAGATTCTTGGGCGCGGAGGGCTCGTAGGCGACCACGACCTTCTCGCCCTCGTGCAACTGCCGTGACTGGTCAGGCTGGACGATCTCCGTGAACGTGCGGCCCTTGTCCTTGCCGGTGTCGATCCGGATCGTCGCCTTCTTGCAGTCGCCGGTCGCCTCCTGCTGTGCCGACGAGCCCTCGGCGGTGGAGGTGTCGCCGGTCGGGGTGTCCCCGGAGGCGTTCACCGACTTGCAGTCCACCTTGTCGACCGCGGTCACCGTGGCCTGCTGGGTCTGGCGGTCGAAGCCGACACCCGTGCGTTCGTGCGCGGGGGCGCCGCCCGGCCACAGCACCACCAGACCGACGACGACCGCGACCGCGAACGGGATCAGGATCGCGGCGATGACCTTGCGCAGATGCTGGGAGACCGGGGCGGCGGGGCCGTGGCTGTGACTGTGCGAGTGGCCGGAGCCGTGTCCGTCACCCGGTCCCGGACCGTGCCCGTCACCAGGTCCCGGGCCATGACCGCCTCCTCCATGGCCTCCGCCCTGGCCGTGCCCGTGCCCGTGCCCGTTGCCGGGGCCTTGGCCGCGGGGCGGCTCGGACGGCGGAAACGGGGGCTGCTGCATCGTGGTCACCGACCGATCATCGCAAGAACGACAGGGGCCCTCTGTTCAGCGCGCCAGATATGACGCTAGCGTGGAGGCACCTTTGCACACGCGGGAGCTCGGAGCACCGGGCTGAGAGGGCGCTGACCTTCGTCCCAGCGATGTTTCACATGAAACATCGGAGGACGGAAGCCGCTGCGTCGACCGCCGAACCTGTTACCGGGTAATGCCGGCGTAGGGAGTAGGTCTCATGACCAACAAGGACGTACGCACGCCTGCCTCCAGCCAGACGGACGGGGCGACCGCCCCTGCCGAAAACGGCGAGGTCGGGAAGTCCATCGGCTGGCACAAGGGGTATGTCGAGGGTTCGCGCCCCGACCTCCAGGTGCCGGTTCGTCAGGTGCACCTCACCAACGGGCAGTCCGTCACGCTGTACGACACCTCCGGCCCGTATACCGATCCGACCGTCGACACCGACGTACGCCGGGGCCTGGCGCCCCTGCGTGAGAACTGGATCATTGCCCGCGGCGACACCGAGGAGTATGCGGGCAGGCCCGTCCGCCCCGAGGACGACGGGATCAAGCACACCTCGCCGCGCGGGGGCCTGCGGAACCTCGACGCCGTCTTCCCCGGACGGCCGCGCCAGCCGCGCCGGGGCCGGGACGGGCAGGCGGTGACGCAGCTCGCGTACGCCAGGCGCGGGGAGATCACGCCCGAGATGGAGTTCGTGGCGGTCCGCGAGAACGTCGACCCCGAGGTCGTCCGTGAGGAGATCGCGGCGGGTCGCGCGGTCCTTCCGGCGAACGTCAACCACCCGGAGATCGAGCCGATGATCATCGGCAAGCGGTTCCTGGTGAAGGTCAACGCCAACATCGGCAACTCCGCGGTCACCTCCTCCATCGAGGAGGAGGTGGACAAGATGACCTGGGCGACCCAGTGGGGCGCCGACACGGTCATGGACCTGTCCACCGGCCGCAACATCCACACCACGCGCGAGTGGGTCCTGCGCAACTCCCCCGTCCCCATCGGCACCGTGCCGCTCTACCAGGCGTTGGAGAAGGTGGATGGCCGCGCCGAGGAGCTGACCTGGGAGATCTACAAGGACACGGTCATCGAACAGGCCGAGCAGGGCGTGGACTACATGACGGTCCACGCGGGCGTGCGTCTGCCATATGTGCCGCTGACCGCGAACCGCAAGACGGGCATCGTCTCGCGTGGTGGCTCGATCATGGCGGCGTGGTGTCTGGCGCACCACAAGGAGAGCTTCCTCTACGAGAACTTCGAAGAGCTGTGCGAGATCCTCGCGGCGTACGACGTCACGTACTCGCTCGGCGACGGCCTCAGGCCCGGGTCGATCGCGGACGCCAACGACGAAGCGCAGTTCGCCGAGTTGAGGACGCTCGGGGAACTCAACACGATCGCGAAGCGTTTCAATGTTCAGACCATGATCGAGGGCCCGGGACATGTTCCGATGCACAAGATCAAGGAGAACATCGACCTTCAGCAGGAGATCTGTGATGAAGCTCCGTTCTATACGCTCGGCCCGCTGACGACGGACGTCGCGCCGGCGTACGACCACATCACCTCCGGCATCGGTGCCGCGATGATCGCCTGGTGGGGCACGGCCATGCTCTGCTACGTCACGCCAAAGGAACACCTGGGCCTGCCCAACCGTGACGACGTCAAGACCGGCGTCATCACCTACAAGATCGCGGCCCATGCAGCGGACCTCGCCAAGGGACACCCGGGCGCACAGGAGTGGGACGACGCACTGTCGGACGCCCGCTTCGAGTTCCGCTGGGAGGACCAGTTCAACCTGGCCCTCGACCCCGACACGGCACGGGAGTTCCACGACGAGACACTGCCGGCAGAACCCGCCAAGACGGCCCACTTCTGCTCCATGTGCGGCCCGAA
Above is a genomic segment from Streptomyces sp. R21 containing:
- a CDS encoding cupin domain-containing protein, yielding MKAFRLDELEAERAANDGAYLQFLRERNMSVGLYALDAGDPDPQKPHQQDEVYFIVSGRASITVGLETTQVARGSVVYVPAGVAHKFHHITEDLRVLVVFSPPES
- a CDS encoding DUF5326 family protein translates to MREIFASMPWWVKWVAVPIIALFVFGSLIASIVGFVVGLLFKALIFVALVGGLIYVVRKFMSSSSSRSDW
- a CDS encoding IclR family transcriptional regulator produces the protein MGSVQRAMHLLEAVAAREHGAPAKQLAREAGLALPTAYHLLRTLTFEGYLRREKGLFFLGEAAERLSSSGAQQKRRSTMSDALAHWRDSIGVPVYYAIYRDGEIEVIHVADTPGNPAVEEWADFRETGHAHAIGQCLLSQLDEKARRDHLDRYPVQSITPYTVRDDRTLLRRLERVGRMEPVIERQEYALGALCAAIPLTAGSTAATMAISVPSHQAHRLLPAARQLQDEIGRLLGTLAISISI
- a CDS encoding SsgA family sporulation/cell division regulator, with amino-acid sequence MRESVQAEVMMSFLVSEELSFRIPVELRYETCDPYAVRLTFHLPGDAPVTWAFGRELLIDGVGRPCGDGDVHIAPADPEAFGEVLIRLQVGCDQALFRSGAAPLVAFLDRTDKLVPLGQERSLADYDAHLDQALHRILAEEQSAG
- a CDS encoding YibE/F family protein, which translates into the protein MTTMQQPPFPPSEPPRGQGPGNGHGHGHGQGGGHGGGGHGPGPGDGHGPGPGDGHGSGHSHSHSHGPAAPVSQHLRKVIAAILIPFAVAVVVGLVVLWPGGAPAHERTGVGFDRQTQQATVTAVDKVDCKSVNASGDTPTGDTSTAEGSSAQQEATGDCKKATIRIDTGKDKGRTFTEIVQPDQSRQLHEGEKVVVAYEPSAPKNLQYSVADVNRKFPMALLAGIFALAVVVVGRLRGVMALVALAVSFMILTLFILPAILQGSNPLVVAVVGASAIMLIALYVCHGLSARTSVAVLGTLLSLLLIGILGSGFIDWAALTGNTDDNTGLIHGLYPSIDMSGLLLAGVIIGSLGVLDDVTVTQTSAVWELHEANPTLGWRGLYRAGIRIGRDHIASVVNTLVLAYAGAALPLLLLFSIAQSSVGAVANSELVAEEIVRTLVGSIGLVASVPVTTALAALVVSADRSAGTDASAPASAQGQAQASTRTPVRGGKGRRRKH
- the thiC gene encoding phosphomethylpyrimidine synthase ThiC, with protein sequence MTNKDVRTPASSQTDGATAPAENGEVGKSIGWHKGYVEGSRPDLQVPVRQVHLTNGQSVTLYDTSGPYTDPTVDTDVRRGLAPLRENWIIARGDTEEYAGRPVRPEDDGIKHTSPRGGLRNLDAVFPGRPRQPRRGRDGQAVTQLAYARRGEITPEMEFVAVRENVDPEVVREEIAAGRAVLPANVNHPEIEPMIIGKRFLVKVNANIGNSAVTSSIEEEVDKMTWATQWGADTVMDLSTGRNIHTTREWVLRNSPVPIGTVPLYQALEKVDGRAEELTWEIYKDTVIEQAEQGVDYMTVHAGVRLPYVPLTANRKTGIVSRGGSIMAAWCLAHHKESFLYENFEELCEILAAYDVTYSLGDGLRPGSIADANDEAQFAELRTLGELNTIAKRFNVQTMIEGPGHVPMHKIKENIDLQQEICDEAPFYTLGPLTTDVAPAYDHITSGIGAAMIAWWGTAMLCYVTPKEHLGLPNRDDVKTGVITYKIAAHAADLAKGHPGAQEWDDALSDARFEFRWEDQFNLALDPDTAREFHDETLPAEPAKTAHFCSMCGPKFCSMKISQDIRREHGGTKAEVEEGMAQKSKEFAAAGNRVYLPLAD